One genomic window of Salvia miltiorrhiza cultivar Shanhuang (shh) chromosome 4, IMPLAD_Smil_shh, whole genome shotgun sequence includes the following:
- the LOC131023519 gene encoding uncharacterized protein LOC131023519, whose protein sequence is MGDPAEAEAWVRALERIFTFLRCTEEERLSCVSFQLTGAADFWWEACRKTLTPEQWAAYTWESFKTGLYDKYIPKSYRKKKETEFYNLRQGKRTVTEYDREFCDLSRYAPQQNFKGKRNWNNQGGSENPTNKKPWQGGAPSWQGGAPSWQGSAPFGQFQPQGQGKQKGPAPTGGNQRQNEVPPSPKCNKPHRGVCRAGTDDCYTCGQKGHYSSQCPNRQQGAAIRATYAQPLRAVPGQQQPRQQQPHQHQQRRQQQKQLQQPPQQARAFAITQN, encoded by the exons ATGGGCGACCCAGCCGAAGCTGAGGCTTGGGTACGCGCATTGGAGCGCATCTTCACTTTTCTTCGCTGCACGGAAGAGGAACGACTCTCGTGCGTGTCTTTCCAGCTAACGGGagcggctgacttttggtgggaagcctgCCGAAAGACACTGACTCCCGAGCAATGGGCAGCCTACACATGGGAAAGCTTTAAGACTGGGttatacgataagtatattcccaaaagctacaggaagaagaaagagactGAGTTCTACAACCTGAGGCAAGGGAAGAGGACAGTGACGGAATACGATAGGGAATTCTGTGATCTATCACGTTATGCTCCacagcag AACTTCAaggggaagcgcaactggaacaaTCAAGGAGGGAGTGAGAACCCAACTAATAAGAAGCCATGGCAAGGAGGTGCGCCGTCCTGGCAAGGAGGTGCGCCGTCATGGCAAGGGAGTGCGCCGTTTGGACAGTTTCAgccacaaggacaagggaagcaaaaGGGTCCTGCCCCGACCGGAGGCAACCAAAGACAGAATGAAGTACCCCCTTCTCCAAAATgcaacaaaccacatcgtggtgtttgtagggctggaactgacgATTGCTACACATGTGGCCAGAAGGGTCACTACTCCTCTCAGTGCCCCAACAGACAGCAGGGCGCTGCAattagggccacttatgcccaacCCCTCCGAGCAGTTCCAGGGCAACagcagccccgccaacaacagccacaccagcaccaacagcgccGGCAGCAACAGAAACAACTGCAACAACCGCCGCAGCAGGCAAGAGcctttgctatcacccaaaactag